In one window of Bemisia tabaci chromosome 6, PGI_BMITA_v3 DNA:
- the LOC140224752 gene encoding uncharacterized protein: MSNDDGTSSAGQAGNDIRHRIRGYRRYLDPQSGVQDLSEATLQRRRRAAKRGRMVVPIVPVYAPEHCNVQLAANDEQSNPLDHTGDRAEDSDHVCDAEACAEDSDHGCDAEACAEDSDHVCDAEVCAEDSDHGCDAEACAEDSDHVCDAEVCAEDSDHGCDAEACAEDSDHVCDAEASAEVSDHVCNAEAQLLNSINELHIYERSPDAEEPEPFRDDPRESQYMEDPADNSAEDVKLDEKASKFCRYSKFEVLMMILHYSERFTLSDVAVNALLDLVNIILGQKIISPTSYAFQKVFKSNLPIEVHSYCPSCTFYLGKKSDCKDRNECCHCKKSLTEKEMNKSSFIYIPLENQLRKKFEEMGDNIINFRKKRVKSDETISDVFDSCLFQDLDEKVNLRDEDITLSVNTDGAQVFMSGRQSLYPLQCRINEMSPKDRFSVANMIICALWFGRGKINMTTYLTPFVLELQKLGKEGMQWYNKTSKSLKTSRVFLLNVILDAVAKAPVMNMIQFNGHYGCYMCYHEGDPLPLLRGQVRYGFKEVLKERSNESLQNDMCQAKSNPKESPVKGAFGPSPLMYAPYFDVCFGFSIDVMHCILLGVCKYLFCSLWTDQSSKVYFLSKADLEKIDRILLEFKTPSNISRDPRSVSMVSDWKANEWRNWLIYYGPICLEVTSLPKAHFKNFCLLSSLINKLLQKEIKRSDLPEIGESFKTFGRQYHELYGLTFETYNVHNTAHIKKSVIMSGPLWATAGFPYENGIGYITKLTSGPQDPPVQMSRRYTTFFSIPSFLSKHPPLHPTVKQYCHSLLPIQRLKKAETFGEVTVLGNQAFFHANTGDYELFNEYGDISDLRNVKKVIFEGQLFAPHFGQSKKDDSFVRLKNGQYGKIESLCSFSKIPNKVFALMKQVNIRRPQQHSATHIKTCDTYVFKNEKILVSVSDSFDVKCILMKCNDRSYITESYYNIDKD, translated from the coding sequence ATGAGCAATGATGATGGAACTTCTTCGGCGGGACAGGCTGGAAATGACATTAGGCACCGGATAAGAGGCTACAGAAGATACTTAGATCCACAGTCAGGTGTACAAGATCTATCTGAAGCAACTCTGCAGCGTAGGAGAAGAGCTGCAAAACGTGGTCGAATGGTAGTACCGATAGTGCCAGTTTATGCACCAGAACATTGTAATGTTCAGTTAGCAGCGAACGACGAGCAGTCGAACCCACTGGACCACACTGGTGACCGTGCTGAAGACAGTGATCATGTCTGCGATGCAGAAGCGTGTGCTGAAGACAGTGATCATGGCTGCGATGCAGAAGCCTGTGCTGAAGACAGTGATCATGTCTGCGATGCAGAAGTCTGTGCTGAAGACAGTGATCATGGCTGCGATGCAGAAGCCTGTGCTGAAGACAGTGATCATGTCTGCGATGCAGAAGTCTGTGCTGAAGACAGTGATCATGGCTGCGATGCAGAAGCCTGTGCTGAAGACAGTGATCATGTCTGCGATGCAGAAGCCTCTGCTGAAGTCAGTGATCATGTCTGCAATGCAGAAGCTCAACTATTGAACTCAATCAATGAACTTCACATTTATGAACGATCACCTGATGCTGAGGAACCAGAACCCTTTCGTGATGATCCTCGTGAGTCTCAATACATGGAGGATCCAGCTGATAACTCTGCTGAAGACGTAAAACTAGATGAAAAAGCCTCAAAATTCTGTAGATACTCCAAGTTTGAAGTATTAATGATGATTTTGCATTATTCTGAGAGATTCACCCTGAGCGATGTCGCTGTTAACGCTCTGCTAGATTTGGTTAATATTATTCTAGGCCAGAAAATTATTTCACCCACcagttatgcttttcaaaaagtatttaaatCCAATTTACCCATTGAAGTTCATTCGTACTGTCCAAGTTGTacattttatctggggaaaAAGTCAGATTGTAAGGATAGGAATGAATGTTGTCATTGTAAAAAGTCATTAACAGAGAAGGAGATGAATAAAAGTTCTTTCATTTACATTCCTTTAGAAAACCAgttgaggaaaaaatttgaagaaatgggTGATAACATAattaattttaggaaaaaaaggGTTAAAAGTGATGAAACAATTTCAGATGTTTTTGATTCCTGCCTGTTCCAGGATCTAGATGAGAAAGTGAACCTCAGAGACGAAGACATAACATTAAGTGTGAATACTGATGGAGCACAAGTCTTCATGAGTGGGAGACAATCTTTGTATCCTCTCCAATGTCGGATTAATGAGATGAGTCCAAAGGATAGGTTCTCCGTAGCAAACATGATTATTTGTGCTTTATGGTTCGGTCgtggaaaaataaatatgacaaCATACCTAACTCCTTTTGTGCTAGAACTACAAAAGCTTGgaaaggaaggaatgcagtGGTACAATAAAACTTCGAAGTCCCTCAAAACTTCAAGAGTTTTCTTGCTAAATGTCATTTTAGATGCTGTAGCGAAAGCTCCAGTAATGAACATGATTCAATTTAACGGCCATTATGGCTGCTACATGTGTTACCATGAAGGAGACCCGCTCCCTCTGTTGCGAGGGCAAGTGCGGTACGGATTTAAAGAGGTGCTTAAGGAAAGAAGCAATGAGTCTTTGCAAAACGACATGTGCCAAGCAAAATCAAACCCTAAAGAATCTCCTGTCAAGGGTGCTTTTGGTCCCTCCCCCTTAATGTACGCCCCATATTTTGACGTTTGTTTCGGATTTAGTATTGATGTAATGCATTGTATTTTGCTGGGTGTGTGTAAGTATCTTTTTTGTTCCCTGTGGACTGATCAGTCATcaaaagtttactttttaaGCAAGGCAGATTTGGAAAAGATAGATAGAATTCTGTTAGAATTTAAAACTCCAAGTAACATTTCAAGAGACCCACGTTCTGTTTCAATGGTGTCCGACTGGAAAGCAAATGAGTGGAGAAACTGGTTGATATATTATGGACCTATTTGTCTTGAAGTAACCAGTCTGCCCAAagcgcattttaaaaatttttgtcttcttagctccttaataaataaattgctgcaaaaagaaatcaaaaggaGCGATCTTCCAGAAATTGGCGAATCTTTTAAGACCTTTGGTCGTCAGTACCATGAGCTTTATGGTTTGACTTTTGAAACGTACAATGTTCACAACACCGCACACATTAAAAAGTCTGTTATAATGAGCGGACCTCTTTGGGCTACAGCTGGATTTCCTTACGAAAATGGGATCGGTTATATAACTAAATTGACAAGCGGACCACAAGATCCGCCTGTTCAAATGTCCAGGAGGTACACTACTTTTTTCAGTATACCTAGTTTCCTCTCAAAACACCCTCCTTTGCATCCAACTGTAAAACAGTATTGCCATTCGTTGCTTCCCATCCAAAGACTTAAGAAAGCTGAGACATTCGGTGAGGTCACTGTGCTGGGaaatcaagcattttttcaTGCGAACACCGGTGATTATGAATTGTTTAACGAGTATGGTGATATAAGTGATCTTCGAAATgtgaaaaaagttatttttgaaggacaATTATTCGCCCCTCATTTTGGCCAATCAAAGAAGGATGACTCATTCGTTCGCTTAAAGAATGGGCAGTACGGAAAGATAGAAAGTTTATgttctttttctaaaattccGAATAAAGTGTTTGCATTGATGAAGCAGGTAAATATACGTCGGCCTCAGCAGCATAGTGCAACTCACATTAAGACTTGTGATACatatgttttcaaaaatgaaaaaattcttgtttccGTATCGGATTCTTTTGACGTCAAATGTATACTCATGAAATGCAATGATCGTTCATACATTACAGAGTCCTATTATAATATAGATAAGGATTAA
- the LOC140224753 gene encoding uncharacterized protein — translation MSPRAEPYAHVKFLCDGIEESVPCSFIKDYATRKCELGEERLVFWSKDKTETPSIISRREGFIADVENTKSKACVIAVRTSKSQTAGYYRAVILSLADSEEALKVLKAQKRMKYPTAKARQAKNNNVHNNPIKKPAKKNQAKKVIKGATNANLEFLDKIFSPLDSDTLMDDSQYLEPQSSQLIGSATNANLDILQQQSPPTSPSLLDGERQPLREVTNCRNNIANRVRTKKQPVQYHLSDEDSNDSSGSEIGPTTWLKQRITELKQELQNRDNKIKFLSCRLDENNSLEMREDDLNNHDGEDENDPLLQNVENADQGGSKENQEELRHEPTVNVINGNENEPSPDGKENSINNAVAQNQVILEGPAPEDNQTPPSDQDILLNAPLNDWKLSEDLLELIEYDISNSKDNGDSLFVKAVAMRIFGRYVLASSSITGQPPKWAPEAQPRPRLNETKMEYIRSLLLKRIERSDPAIEPKAKKARMSQVNKYLREKINSLRAANRKAAKQQP, via the exons ATGTCCCCTCGCGCGGAGCCTTACGCTCATGTGAAGTTCTTATGTGACGGTATTGAGGAATCGGTTCCCTGCTCGTTCATCAAGGATTACGCGACGAGAAAGTGTGAGTTGGGAGAAGAAAGATTAGTTTTTTGGAGCAAAGACAAGACAGAAACCCCCTCAATTATTTCCCGGCGCGAAGGCTTCATTGCGGATGTCGAAAATACTAAGTCCAAGGCCTGTGTAATTGCAGTAAGGACATCAAAATCGCAGACTGCTGGGTACTACAGAGCTGTCATCCTATCTTTAGCCG ATTCTGAAGAAGCGCTGAAAGTATTAAAGGCACAGAAAAGAATGAAATACCCCACGGCCAAAGCTCGTCAGGCAAAGAATAATAATGTGCACAATAATCCTATTAAGAAACCTGCGAAGAAA AATCAAGCGAAAAAAGTAATCAAGGGGGCCACAAATGCAAACTTAGAATTTTTGGACAAGATATTTTCACCTCTGGATTCAGACACCCTTATGGATGACTCCCAATACCTTGAG CCCCAATCAAGTCAGTTAATCGGATCAGCTACAAATgcaaatttggatattttacaaCAACAATCACCGCCGACTAGTCCTTCTTTACTTGATGGAGAAAGGCAACCTCTTCGAGAAGTGACCAATTGTAGGAATAATATTGCTAATCGT GTTAGGACAAAGAAACAACCTGTGCAATACCATTTGTCTGATGAGGATTCAAACGATTCTTCCGGCTCAGAAATTGGACCCACAACTTGGCTGAAACAACGAATCACAGAACTGAAACAAGAATTGCAGAACAGGGacaataaaatcaaatttttgagttgtcGCTTGGATGAAAACAACAGTCTCGAGATGCGCGAAGATGATTTAAACAACCATGATGGAGAGGATGAAAACGATCCCTTGCtgcaaaatgttgaaaatgcTGACCAAGGTGGAAGCAAGGAGAACCAGGAAGAACTTCGTCATGAGCCAACGGTAAATGTTATAAATGGGAACGAGAATGAACCGTCACCGGATGGTAAGGAAAACAGTATCAACAACGCAGTGGCGCAGAACCAGGTGATACTAGAAGGACCAGCACCTGAGGACAATCAGACTCCACCGTCAGACCAGGATATACTGCTGAATGCACCG TTGAACGATTGGAAACTGTCAGAAGACTTACTGGAACTAATCGAGTACGATATCAGCAATTCGAAAGATAATGGGGATTCCCTATTCGTAAAAGCAGTTGCCATGAGAATCTTTGGCAGATACGTACTGGCTTCATCGTCCATCACCGGGCAACCGCCCAAGTGGGCCCCAGAAGCCCAGCCGAGGCCACGTCTCAATGAGACAAAAATGGAATATATCCGCT CATTATTATTGAAACGAATCGAGAGAAGTGACCCTGCCATAGAACCAAAGGCCAAAAAGGCACGCATGTCCCAAGTGAACAAAtatttgagggaaaaaataaattctctcCGCGCAGCGAATAGAAAGGCTGCAAAACAACAAccttaa